Proteins from one Macrobrachium rosenbergii isolate ZJJX-2024 chromosome 14, ASM4041242v1, whole genome shotgun sequence genomic window:
- the LOC136845502 gene encoding small nuclear ribonucleoprotein-associated protein B'-like, whose protein sequence is MTHEMGDVNQKVAKRRIQAKWNNWRVAGDSPYLSKGKVHQLTEGPRVILGSGPGPGMGRPAGRGTGANLQGPARGVGGPSSQMMQPAARAGPQLNMPGRGVCLVPQRDRPY, encoded by the exons ATGACGCATGAAATGGGTGATGTGAATCAGAAGGTTGCAAAGCGTCGGATTCAAGCCAAATGGAATAACTGGAGAGTAGCAGGAGATAGCCCCTATTTGTCCAAAGGGAAGGTACATCAGCTGACG gaagGACCACGTGTGATCTTGGGATCTGGACCAGGTCCAGGAATGGGCAGACCTGCTGGACGAGGCACTGGAGCTAATTTACAAGGGCCTGCTAGAGGTGTGGGAGGCCCATCCTCACAAATGATGCAGCCTGCTGCTCGTGCAGGACCTCAGCTCAATATGCCTGGAAGAGGGGTATGCCTG GTTCCCCAGAGAGACAGGCCATACTAG